Within Spinacia oleracea cultivar Varoflay chromosome 4, BTI_SOV_V1, whole genome shotgun sequence, the genomic segment GGTTTCTCGCTCCTGTCGATGCCCTTCATGGGGACATCGGAATTCTCACGAGGAACGACGTCGTTGTGTTGTTTAGCAAGTCAGGGAATAGCGAGGAATTGATTAGATTAGCCCCCTGTGCCAAAGCTAAGGGTGCTTATTTGGTTGGAATTACTTCCAGTTTGAGTAATAATTTGATGGGTTTTTGTGATCTTAATGTGCATTTGCCTTTGGAGAGAGAATTGTGCCCCTTCGATCTAGCTCCGGTCACTTCCACGGCTATCCAGATGGTTTTTGGGGATACCGTGGCAATTGCGTTGATGAGTGCTAGGAATTTGACCAAGGAGGCTTATGCTGCTAATCATCCTGCTGGCAAGATTGGGAAGAGTCTCATTTTTAAGGTATTGATTTtatattatacttcgtattatataTGATGTTGAATGGTTTTGGATGAACATTAATTTTACTCCTTTTTATATTTATGTAGTTGACTTGATTAGTAGGAAAAACTTCATTGTCAAGGTCAAGGTTATGATTGGGAAGGGCTTCATTGTCAACATTGTGATTTGGGTTTGTATAGAAATGTTGTTATGTTATGGAGTTTATATGGCTTAGTTGGAGAGTGGTTTTGATCTTCAAGTTGAGAAAATCCCCCATTAGTTTTAGAGCTTGTCCCTGGTGTTCTTTTCGTCGTTGTAAAAGGTTTATTTATAACTAATAAGTACTCCTTGGCTGTAGTCAATAATTGTTCAAGTTATAATCAATTTCACAGTAAATTCAAATTCTGGGTGGAGGAAGTATTTGATAGGTGTTATCTATCTAGAGAACGAGCAATAGTATACTTAAAGTATGGGATATAGCGACGGAGCTTGTATGCAGTTCTTTTGATCGTTTGATTATGCTGGATCACTCATTTGGGTTTTGTGTTTGATAAAGTTTTCGCTGTTTAATGCTGCTGTTTTATGGTGCAATACTCTAATAATAATACCTTTTGGAGAAGCTTTGCAAGATTAATGGAGACTTATGATATTTAGATATGATATGATAAAAATACAGGCTGCATTTTGTTCCCAGGATTATGGTTGTGatttttgatattttctttAGTATGATGTCCTAAGTTGGTGGATAAGCGTGCAGAACTGAGATTAGATATCATTAGCTTTGAGCTTTTTCTATTGTTTCTGATTTTGCAAGTAGTTGGATTTCAGTATGCCTATTATACAGTTTTGTTTTATGGTAGTAGGATGGTGTATAACTGTTTACAAATTACATGTTTCATGCAATTTTTCTTAAAACTATTGTTTTCTGACTTTTGTGAATATATTGACCTTTTCATACTTACCTAGCAGGGATCGGTAACTTTTGAGTTGGAGCCTAATAAATTTGCCATTTTaaaagtttcaagtttcaaagaAAGTGGTGGTTTTGAGTGTCTAGTGCAGGCATTAATCTCAGTGAAATATTTTGTGAGGATTTCTAATTTGAGTCTGGCATTGGGGCAATGGAAAACTCGCTCAACATTATGTTGTAGCTCCAGTTTTCTTTACAAAAAGATAAATGAAAACTGCCAAAGGTTGCTGGTGGATGACCTACTAAACTGTTGTTATTCGCTTTTGCAGGTGAAGGATGTGATGAAGAAGCAAGAGGAACTTCCTGTTTGCAAGGAAGGAGACCTTATAATGGATCAGCTAGTTGGGCTTACCACTGGAGGATGTGGATGCCTTCTCGTTATTGACGATAATTACCATCTAATTGGCACCTTTACAGATGGAGACTTGAGGCGTACACTTAAATCTAGTGGAGAGGGAATCTTCAAGCTTACAGTTGGAGAGATGTGCAACAGGTAACTATCCTCTCTATGTAGAAGTCTTAACACTTGGCCAACATGTTTTCTTGAAATAAGATAAGGAGATTGCTTGGGTTGAGGAAGCAAGAGTCTCATGAAGGCCTCTAGAGAGTAGCAACTAGCAACATGGTATTGGTATCATTATGTTCTTAGCATGTCCTCTTCTCTGTTGTCCTTGTCAAAACAGATAGTGACAGCTCCGTTTCAAGTCTATGCAAGTCACACTGAACGTTCTGTCAAATCAACTAGTCTTGCTACTTTTTAGAAATAAATCTCGTATTCAAAGTAATCTTGCTACTTTCAGAATAAACTCTTAGGCCGAGAAATCCTGTTAGTTTTTATGATCAATCTATAAGGCCCAAACGCCCAGCAATCTCTCTACACTTTTCATCTCTTATTCACAAGCACAAGCAGTATTAAATATCTTCAGGTTTTGAGCTGTAACTTACAAGTAATCTTTTTTTGTCACATTAGAGTATCCGAAATCGTTACAGAACATTTCCCCAtgctttccaaaaaaaaagaaaataaaaataaaaaatcaaggatCGTACTAAGCATACCAATATCTCTCTGATCTAAAATTCATGTTTGAAATGGGTATGTCAGTTGAGATTAGGAGAGACACAGCTTACCTTGACCTGAACAGTTGAAATCTATGGACATTTACTACACTTTTACCATATCATTAGTACAATTCGAAAAAAATTCACCTGCAGCAACCAATGTACATTTAACCTGTCCTTACCCATCTTGTTACATCCATCCATCTATGATATAGGCATCAAAACTATACACAAGAAAACCAACAAAGGAAGCACTATGCAAGCTCATTGATAACAGGCCATTGATTTAAAAAAAGGTATTGATCACAGGCTCTAGTTCGTTCATATAATAAGTGGCAAGATGTTAAGTCCATTATCATTCAGTGTATCACTTTATGAACTAGACATCTTTTAGGTGCTATGTTTCTGTTCTTCAGAAGCTCTCTGTCTAACATGTATGCTTGCATTCTCATTCTGATGAATCTCTCTGTCTAACATGGATGCTACAGTTCTGCTCTTCCGAGGAGCATGATGAAATACTTGATAGTTTTATTTGGGTTATCAGCAAGCAAAAGACATTCTGCattttctccctttttttttgtaaataataAGATAACTAGTACATATTATGCCTGTTAATAATATGGTTTCCTCTCTGTGATAATCCACAGGCACCCTAGAATCATAGGGCCTGATGCAATGGCAGTTGAGGCAATGCAAAAGATGGAATCTCCACCATCCCCTGTGCAATTTTTGCCTGTCATTAATGATCAAGACATTTTGATCGGGATTATTACCTTGCACGGTTTAGTCTCTGCAGGTTTATGACTTTACACATCCTCGTCTGTTTGATTAGCATCACTATTCTTTCTAATAGGTCCACTACAGTTTCTCTCTTTCCTCCTTTGTCAAAATAGAAAATCACTAGGCAGTTATTAAGACTATGCATCAGAGTGATGCTGATTCATGCTTTGTTGTTTTCATGTACGGCATTCTTTCCCAATGTAGAAGCTTCTTGTTTACTAGGCTTCCTATATATATCTGTATAACCTCATCAAGTTTTTCTACTTGACAATATTCTTCTTTCCAGCTTATTTTGGACCACTTTGTTTAGCTTGGCAAGATGATCACACGCATTTCCTATTTTCGATTTGGCACTAGCCAACGATGCCTAACATAATTCTTAGATATCAAAGAGCGATAATTTTTCTGTAAATCTACgtattttaaataaataaataaaataaaaataatctaTATTAGGAAAAATTACACAGATTACTAATACAAATTAgctaaattataaaattataacataattaagcctaaataatatcgcaatttagaa encodes:
- the LOC110802514 gene encoding probable arabinose 5-phosphate isomerase: MGSLPAQSNPIIHEEQQKLNESTLLNLFKSQQTYLNYFFQHLDLSQTLKFTQILLNSKGTIFFTGVGKSGFVAQKISQTLISLGIRAGFLAPVDALHGDIGILTRNDVVVLFSKSGNSEELIRLAPCAKAKGAYLVGITSSLSNNLMGFCDLNVHLPLERELCPFDLAPVTSTAIQMVFGDTVAIALMSARNLTKEAYAANHPAGKIGKSLIFKVKDVMKKQEELPVCKEGDLIMDQLVGLTTGGCGCLLVIDDNYHLIGTFTDGDLRRTLKSSGEGIFKLTVGEMCNRHPRIIGPDAMAVEAMQKMESPPSPVQFLPVINDQDILIGIITLHGLVSAGL